One stretch of Zhihengliuella flava DNA includes these proteins:
- the rnpA gene encoding ribonuclease P protein component, giving the protein MLPQAHRVRSSQDFQSTVRSGARMGRRNVVLYAHFRQDQPSRFGFIVSKAVGNAVHRNLVKRRLRAISAQLLRKYPREYDVVVRALPASAAAPFTVLEAEVASAVGAATAAARKKQARSVAVTSGSSGG; this is encoded by the coding sequence ATGTTGCCTCAAGCTCACCGGGTGCGTTCGTCTCAGGACTTCCAAAGCACCGTACGTTCCGGCGCCCGGATGGGGCGCCGGAACGTCGTGCTATATGCACACTTTCGCCAAGACCAGCCCAGCCGGTTCGGCTTCATCGTCTCCAAGGCCGTCGGCAATGCCGTACACCGCAATTTGGTCAAGCGGCGGTTGCGCGCCATCAGCGCCCAATTGCTGCGGAAGTACCCGCGGGAGTACGACGTCGTCGTCCGCGCCTTGCCTGCGTCGGCGGCGGCTCCGTTTACGGTGCTGGAGGCAGAGGTTGCCTCAGCAGTGGGCGCAGCAACCGCTGCGGCTCGCAAGAAGCAGGCTCGAAGCGTCGCGGTGACATCGGGGTCCTCCGGTGGCTAA
- the gyrB gene encoding DNA topoisomerase (ATP-hydrolyzing) subunit B — MDTENTEPQGPAEAPVAAESESAEAPNRVTNEYGASEITVLEGLEAVRKRPGMYIGSTGARGLHHLVYEVVDNSVDEALAGYCDHINVTLTADGGVRVADNGRGIPVDLHPTEGKPTVEVVMTILHAGGKFGGGGYAVSGGLHGVGISVVNALSTRVLTEVRRQGYVWSMEFGGGGVPQNELTQGEATEETGTTQTFYPDPEIFDTVDFDFETLRARFQQMAFLNKGLRITLTDERRLDDSNDDVTDPENDGAAASDEAAQDEEPKHRVVDYLYKDGLLDYVKHLNTSKKVELVHPDVIAFESEDTERQISVEIAMQWTSAYSESVHTYANTINTHEGGTHEEGFRAAMTSLINRYAREKNLLKEKDDNLTGDDIREGLTAVISVKLGEPQFEGQTKTKLGNSVAKGFVQGVVHEELGDWLERNPHIARDIVRKALMASQARLAARKARDNARRKSPLETFGMPGKLSDCSSKNPAECEVYLVEGDSAGGSAKRGRDPRTQAILPLRGKILNVERARLDKALGNAEVQSMITAFGTGIGEEFDMAKLRYHKIVLMADADVDGQHITTLMLTLLFRYMRPLIEHGYVFLAMPPLYRIKWSNAAHDYVFTDAERDAKLREGLAANRRLPKDNGIQRYKGLGEMDYSELWDTTMDPARRTLQQVTMEDAAAADQIFSVLMGEDVESRRNFIQQNAKDVRFLDI, encoded by the coding sequence GTGGATACAGAGAACACCGAACCCCAAGGACCAGCCGAGGCGCCCGTGGCTGCGGAGAGCGAATCAGCTGAGGCGCCTAACAGGGTCACCAACGAATACGGTGCCAGCGAGATCACGGTCCTCGAGGGCCTGGAGGCCGTCCGAAAGCGCCCCGGCATGTATATCGGGTCCACTGGCGCGCGCGGACTGCACCACTTGGTGTACGAGGTCGTTGACAACTCGGTCGATGAGGCGCTGGCGGGGTACTGCGATCACATCAACGTCACGTTGACGGCAGACGGCGGCGTTCGAGTGGCGGACAACGGGCGCGGTATTCCGGTGGATCTTCATCCCACCGAGGGCAAGCCCACCGTCGAGGTCGTCATGACTATTCTCCACGCGGGCGGCAAGTTCGGTGGGGGCGGCTATGCGGTGTCCGGCGGCCTGCACGGCGTCGGTATTTCCGTCGTGAATGCGCTCTCGACGCGCGTGCTCACCGAGGTGCGTCGCCAGGGCTACGTCTGGAGCATGGAGTTTGGCGGCGGTGGCGTGCCGCAGAACGAGCTCACTCAGGGCGAGGCAACTGAGGAAACGGGCACCACCCAAACGTTCTATCCGGACCCGGAAATTTTCGACACGGTCGATTTCGATTTCGAGACGCTGCGCGCACGCTTCCAGCAGATGGCCTTCCTTAATAAGGGCCTGCGCATCACGCTGACCGACGAGCGCCGGCTTGACGACTCGAACGACGACGTCACGGATCCAGAGAACGACGGCGCCGCGGCCTCCGACGAGGCGGCCCAGGACGAAGAACCGAAGCACCGCGTCGTCGATTACCTCTACAAAGACGGTCTCCTCGACTACGTCAAACACCTGAACACCTCCAAGAAGGTGGAACTGGTGCACCCGGACGTGATCGCCTTCGAATCGGAGGACACCGAGCGCCAGATCTCCGTCGAGATCGCCATGCAGTGGACCAGCGCGTACTCAGAGTCGGTCCACACGTACGCGAACACCATCAATACCCACGAGGGCGGCACCCACGAAGAGGGCTTCCGTGCCGCGATGACCTCGCTCATCAACCGCTACGCGCGGGAGAAAAACCTCCTGAAGGAGAAGGATGACAACCTCACGGGCGACGACATCCGCGAGGGCCTGACCGCCGTCATCTCCGTGAAGCTCGGCGAGCCGCAGTTCGAGGGCCAGACCAAGACGAAGCTCGGCAACTCGGTCGCCAAGGGCTTCGTGCAAGGCGTGGTTCATGAGGAGCTCGGCGACTGGTTGGAGCGCAATCCGCACATTGCCCGGGACATCGTCCGCAAGGCGTTGATGGCGTCTCAGGCCCGGCTCGCTGCCCGCAAGGCTCGAGACAATGCCCGCCGAAAGTCCCCTTTGGAGACGTTCGGCATGCCGGGCAAGCTCTCGGACTGCTCCTCGAAGAATCCGGCCGAGTGCGAGGTCTACCTGGTGGAGGGCGACTCCGCGGGTGGTTCCGCCAAGCGTGGCCGCGATCCGCGGACCCAGGCCATCCTGCCCCTGCGCGGCAAGATCCTCAACGTGGAGCGGGCGCGTCTCGACAAGGCGCTGGGCAACGCCGAGGTGCAGTCCATGATCACCGCGTTCGGAACGGGGATCGGCGAAGAGTTCGACATGGCGAAGCTGCGCTACCACAAGATTGTGCTGATGGCCGATGCCGACGTGGACGGCCAGCACATCACCACGCTGATGCTCACTTTGCTGTTCCGCTACATGCGCCCGCTGATCGAGCACGGATACGTGTTCCTCGCGATGCCGCCGCTATACCGGATCAAGTGGTCTAACGCCGCACACGACTACGTGTTTACCGATGCCGAACGTGACGCGAAGCTCCGTGAGGGCCTGGCCGCCAACCGGCGCCTGCCCAAGGACAACGGGATTCAGCGCTACAAGGGCCTGGGCGAGATGGACTACTCCGAGTTGTGGGATACCACGATGGACCC
- a CDS encoding Jag family protein, translating to MTHAQDNAAVEQAAGSRAEEEGDIAADYLEELLDIADIDGDIDIEVRGGRTHLSIVQEEGDESALRELIGRDGAGLEALQELTRLAVLTQTGNRSRLMLDILGYRQGRTAELERMAEQAIAKVKDSGDSVALQPMSAYERKQVHDVVADRGLHSESEGEGAKRHVVVMPAE from the coding sequence ATGACTCACGCACAGGACAACGCCGCGGTTGAGCAGGCAGCCGGGTCACGCGCCGAGGAAGAGGGCGACATCGCCGCCGACTACCTCGAAGAATTGCTGGACATTGCAGACATCGATGGTGACATCGACATCGAAGTCCGTGGTGGGCGCACGCACCTTTCCATTGTCCAGGAGGAGGGCGACGAGTCAGCTCTGCGCGAGCTGATCGGCCGTGATGGAGCGGGCTTGGAAGCTCTGCAGGAGCTGACGCGGCTGGCTGTGTTGACGCAGACGGGCAACCGGTCCCGGCTTATGCTGGACATTCTCGGTTACCGGCAGGGGCGCACCGCAGAACTGGAGCGGATGGCTGAGCAGGCCATCGCGAAGGTTAAGGACAGTGGAGACAGCGTTGCGTTGCAGCCCATGAGCGCCTACGAGCGCAAGCAAGTACACGACGTCGTAGCTGACCGTGGACTGCACAGTGAGTCTGAGGGCGAGGGCGCCAAGCGGCACGTCGTCGTCATGCCAGCAGAGTAA
- the yidD gene encoding membrane protein insertion efficiency factor YidD, whose protein sequence is MGTQPELPGGGVVRFIVDIPRNLLIGFLKLYRKLISPLYGDVCKYFPSCSAYALEAVTVHGAVKGVAYSTWRILRCNPMSHGGIDHVPPGGRIWPEGKVPKIMVLNHPPIPPDDDERAADAAQGANE, encoded by the coding sequence GTGGGCACGCAGCCGGAGCTGCCAGGTGGCGGCGTCGTCCGTTTCATCGTGGACATTCCCCGCAACCTGTTGATTGGCTTCCTCAAGCTGTACCGGAAGCTGATCTCGCCGCTCTATGGCGACGTGTGCAAGTACTTTCCCAGCTGTTCGGCGTATGCCCTCGAAGCGGTGACCGTCCACGGCGCCGTCAAAGGGGTCGCGTACTCGACGTGGCGCATCCTGCGATGCAATCCGATGAGCCATGGCGGGATTGACCATGTACCGCCGGGCGGACGGATTTGGCCGGAGGGCAAAGTGCCCAAGATTATGGTGTTGAACCATCCGCCGATTCCGCCGGATGATGACGAGCGCGCCGCTGACGCGGCACAAGGAGCTAACGAGTAA
- the dnaN gene encoding DNA polymerase III subunit beta, with translation MKFSVERDVLAEAVSWTARSLSQRPPSPVLAGILITAESGTVTLAGFDYEISARLEIPADVAEEGTILVSGKLLAEITRSLPQAQVTLETEGSKVQVACGRSRFNLSTMPVTEYPDLPNLPDVAGVVDGEAFAQAVSQVIVAASKDDTLPVLTGVKMEIEDDLITFLATDRYRLAMREVSWRPHTPGISTSALVKAKTLSEVAKTLAGSGDLNIALSDGSDLIGFQSGNRRTTSLLVDGDYPKIRSLFPDNTPIHATVATQSLIEVVRRVSVVAERNTPVRLAFTDGQLTLDAGTGEDAKAEESIEAHLDGEDITVAFNPAYLSEGLNAFNSEFVRFSFTSAPKPAMLTAQDSLEGSDSDAYRYLVMPVRLPNS, from the coding sequence GTGAAGTTCAGTGTTGAAAGAGACGTGCTGGCGGAAGCTGTCTCCTGGACTGCCCGTTCGCTCTCCCAACGTCCGCCCTCTCCCGTCCTCGCTGGCATCCTCATCACGGCAGAATCCGGCACCGTCACCTTGGCGGGATTCGACTACGAGATTTCTGCTCGTCTCGAAATTCCAGCGGACGTCGCTGAGGAAGGCACCATCCTGGTTTCCGGCAAGCTTCTTGCGGAGATCACACGAAGCCTTCCCCAAGCCCAAGTCACTCTCGAGACTGAGGGTTCTAAGGTCCAGGTCGCTTGCGGCCGAAGCCGTTTTAACCTCTCCACGATGCCAGTAACTGAGTACCCGGACCTACCGAACCTGCCCGACGTCGCCGGCGTCGTTGATGGCGAGGCCTTCGCCCAGGCTGTTTCGCAAGTGATTGTGGCCGCCTCCAAGGACGACACTTTGCCTGTCCTGACCGGCGTCAAAATGGAGATCGAGGATGACCTGATCACGTTCTTGGCTACGGACCGTTACCGCCTCGCTATGCGTGAAGTCTCGTGGCGTCCGCATACCCCGGGGATCTCCACCTCGGCACTCGTGAAAGCCAAGACCCTCAGTGAAGTCGCCAAAACTCTGGCTGGATCTGGGGATCTGAACATCGCCCTCAGCGACGGCAGCGACCTGATCGGATTCCAGAGCGGAAATCGCCGCACCACCTCACTGCTTGTCGATGGCGACTACCCCAAGATTCGCTCCCTCTTCCCGGACAACACGCCAATTCATGCCACCGTCGCGACGCAATCGCTCATCGAGGTCGTTCGGCGTGTGTCTGTCGTTGCTGAGCGGAACACGCCGGTACGTCTTGCCTTTACCGATGGCCAGCTGACCCTCGATGCGGGCACAGGCGAGGACGCCAAAGCGGAGGAGAGCATTGAGGCGCACCTCGATGGGGAGGACATCACGGTTGCCTTCAATCCCGCGTACCTCAGCGAGGGCCTCAACGCCTTCAACAGCGAATTCGTCCGCTTCTCCTTCACCTCAGCCCCGAAGCCGGCCATGCTGACAGCTCAGGATTCACTCGAAGGCTCCGACTCGGACGCGTACCGCTATCTGGTGATGCCCGTCCGCCTGCCCAACAGCTAA
- a CDS encoding DUF721 domain-containing protein, translating to MNRDRDEVQALTPHQASADPEFDAAHAMLNRMRLIAESRGEARIDAKRAAAIADRQAAARAQRAQRTESAMYDNGRDPLGIGAVMDRLVRNRGWTSPVAVGSVLTEWDALVGPQVAAHCRPESFEASTVVVRCDSSSWATQLRLLSHNLLKTFDEKLGHGVVTSIQVLGPQAPSWRRGRRTVQGRGPRDTYG from the coding sequence ATGAATCGAGATCGCGACGAGGTGCAGGCGCTGACGCCACATCAGGCGAGCGCAGATCCCGAGTTCGACGCCGCTCACGCCATGCTCAACCGCATGAGGCTCATTGCGGAGTCCCGCGGCGAGGCACGAATCGACGCGAAGCGGGCCGCGGCGATCGCGGACCGGCAGGCCGCGGCTCGCGCACAGCGAGCCCAACGGACGGAATCGGCGATGTACGACAACGGGCGAGATCCGCTCGGCATCGGTGCCGTGATGGACCGCCTCGTGCGCAACCGCGGGTGGACGTCCCCGGTGGCCGTGGGATCGGTGTTGACCGAATGGGATGCGCTGGTCGGACCGCAGGTCGCGGCCCATTGCCGCCCGGAGAGCTTTGAGGCCAGCACCGTCGTTGTGCGCTGTGATTCGAGCAGCTGGGCGACGCAACTGCGCCTCCTGAGCCACAATCTGCTGAAGACCTTTGACGAGAAGCTGGGTCACGGCGTCGTGACGTCCATCCAGGTTCTGGGCCCGCAGGCGCCGTCGTGGCGCAGAGGCCGCCGGACCGTCCAAGGACGCGGCCCGCGAGACACATACGGGTAG
- the yidC gene encoding membrane protein insertase YidC, with translation MGFFDTILWPFQMVVTWVLRICHQMLTAIGFDATSGWNWTLSIVVLVLIIRAALIPVFVKQIKAQRAMQALQPDLRKLQAKYKGKKDQVSQQAMLAEQRELFKRHKTNPLSSCLPLLIQMPFFFALFHSLNGARGASEANERVGALTVEQTHHFADSSIFGAGLSETFLGTFNSGSPNVSVIIISIIMILAMVASQFITQKQIMTKNMTKEALEGPFMQQQKMMLYILPLVFGIGGINFPLGVLIYWTATNLWTLGQQYYIIRRNPTPGSEAEKELNARRAAKGLPPIHEKHKKPSEEDEAAVPEQPKGQRQQPARKNRRKK, from the coding sequence ATGGGATTCTTCGACACAATCTTGTGGCCATTCCAGATGGTGGTCACTTGGGTGCTGCGGATCTGCCATCAAATGCTGACGGCGATCGGGTTCGATGCAACGTCTGGCTGGAACTGGACCTTGTCGATTGTGGTGTTGGTGTTGATCATCCGCGCCGCGCTGATCCCAGTATTCGTCAAGCAGATCAAGGCCCAGCGAGCCATGCAGGCGCTACAGCCTGACCTGCGCAAACTGCAGGCGAAGTACAAGGGCAAGAAGGATCAGGTCTCCCAGCAGGCGATGCTCGCCGAGCAGCGGGAACTGTTCAAGCGGCACAAGACGAACCCGCTGTCCTCCTGCCTGCCGCTGCTCATTCAGATGCCGTTCTTCTTCGCCCTGTTCCACTCGCTGAACGGTGCGCGCGGCGCCTCCGAGGCGAACGAGCGAGTTGGTGCGCTGACCGTGGAGCAGACGCACCACTTTGCCGACTCGTCGATCTTCGGCGCGGGACTGTCGGAAACCTTCCTCGGCACGTTCAATTCGGGTTCGCCCAATGTCAGCGTCATCATCATCTCGATCATCATGATTCTGGCCATGGTCGCTTCGCAGTTCATCACGCAGAAGCAGATCATGACGAAGAACATGACCAAGGAAGCCCTCGAGGGCCCCTTCATGCAGCAGCAGAAGATGATGCTCTACATTCTTCCGCTCGTGTTCGGTATCGGCGGCATCAACTTCCCGCTGGGTGTTCTCATCTACTGGACCGCGACCAACCTGTGGACGTTGGGCCAGCAGTACTACATCATTCGCCGCAACCCGACGCCGGGCTCCGAAGCGGAGAAGGAGCTCAACGCCCGCCGCGCCGCGAAGGGCCTGCCGCCCATTCACGAGAAGCACAAGAAGCCCTCTGAGGAGGACGAGGCGGCTGTGCCGGAGCAGCCGAAGGGCCAGCGTCAGCAGCCGGCACGGAAGAATCGCAGGAAGAAGTAG
- the rpmH gene encoding 50S ribosomal protein L34 codes for MSKRTFQPNNRRRAKKHGFRLRMRTRAGRAIMAARRNKGRSALSA; via the coding sequence GTGAGCAAGCGGACTTTTCAGCCGAATAACCGCCGTCGTGCCAAGAAGCACGGCTTCCGTCTTCGTATGCGTACCCGCGCCGGCCGCGCCATCATGGCTGCCCGCCGCAACAAGGGCCGCAGCGCACTGTCTGCCTAA
- the recF gene encoding DNA replication/repair protein RecF (All proteins in this family for which functions are known are DNA-binding proteins that assist the filamentation of RecA onto DNA for the initiation of recombination or recombinational repair.): protein MYISHLSLTDFRSYAQADLELSPGTTILVGSNGVGKTNVAEAMGYLATLSSHRVTSDSALLRFGTERALVRAQVVRGNQVTSLELEITRGKNNRVRINRAHPVRARDVLGIVKTVLFAPEDLALVKSDPSFRRRFLDDLLVILQPHQAATRSDYERVLRQRNALLKSARSAGKLTATHEATLDVWDQHLAQAGARVLRGRFDVLHALREPLASAYASLTDGSKIASAHYRSTVVGEVDEDGESSADTQEPNGLLDVSTQDLEERIRTALAAKRKQEVERGMTLVGPHRDELALELGGVPAKGYASHGETWSLALALRLASYQAMLDDDPTEGAGPILILDDVFAELDAERRARLAHVVTHAEQVLVTAAVDEDVPDELKGHVLRVTPGQIQPVSSASSAEAPAQGTGDEPA from the coding sequence GTGTACATTTCCCACCTCTCGCTCACAGACTTCCGGAGTTACGCCCAAGCAGACCTCGAGCTCTCCCCCGGAACCACCATTTTGGTGGGGTCAAACGGAGTCGGCAAAACCAACGTTGCCGAGGCCATGGGCTACTTGGCTACCCTGTCCTCCCACCGGGTAACCTCCGACAGCGCGCTGCTGCGCTTTGGCACCGAGCGCGCCTTGGTGCGGGCACAGGTCGTGCGGGGAAACCAAGTCACCTCGCTTGAGCTCGAAATCACGCGCGGGAAGAACAATCGGGTCCGCATCAATCGCGCCCATCCAGTCCGCGCTCGCGATGTGCTGGGGATCGTCAAAACCGTTTTGTTTGCCCCCGAAGACTTGGCGCTCGTGAAGTCGGATCCGTCTTTTCGGCGGCGGTTCCTCGATGACCTGCTCGTGATTTTGCAGCCACATCAGGCCGCCACCCGCAGCGACTATGAGCGGGTGCTGCGTCAACGCAATGCCTTGCTCAAATCGGCGCGATCCGCGGGCAAACTGACCGCAACGCATGAGGCGACGTTGGACGTGTGGGATCAACACCTCGCCCAGGCTGGAGCGCGCGTGCTGCGTGGGCGGTTCGATGTGCTACACGCCCTGCGGGAACCTCTAGCCTCCGCTTATGCGTCCTTGACTGACGGCAGCAAGATCGCTTCCGCGCATTATCGTTCGACGGTGGTGGGCGAGGTGGATGAGGACGGCGAATCCTCCGCAGACACGCAGGAACCGAACGGTCTTCTCGACGTGTCCACCCAAGACCTTGAAGAACGAATTCGTACCGCGCTGGCCGCCAAGCGCAAACAGGAAGTCGAACGCGGAATGACCCTGGTGGGCCCCCACCGTGATGAGTTGGCCCTCGAGCTCGGAGGCGTTCCAGCCAAGGGCTATGCCTCCCACGGCGAGACGTGGTCTCTGGCCCTCGCGCTGCGCTTGGCCTCGTACCAAGCCATGCTCGACGACGATCCGACGGAGGGTGCAGGGCCCATCTTGATCCTCGACGATGTGTTTGCCGAACTCGATGCAGAGCGCCGCGCCCGACTAGCCCACGTGGTGACTCACGCAGAACAAGTGCTTGTCACGGCCGCCGTGGACGAGGACGTTCCCGATGAGCTCAAGGGGCATGTTCTGCGCGTCACGCCGGGGCAGATTCAGCCTGTTTCCTCGGCTTCCTCCGCGGAAGCGCCAGCCCAGGGCACGGGCGACGAGCCAGCATGA
- the rsmG gene encoding 16S rRNA (guanine(527)-N(7))-methyltransferase RsmG produces the protein MTAVERAAAEQVFGERLALAERYVEHLATTGIERGLLGPREVPRLWSRHVLNCAVVTDLIDREATVADVGSGAGLPGLTFAIARPDVAVTLIEPLERRCIWLNEVIEDLELTNVRVLRGRSEQFFNEVDVDVVTARAVSALNKLANLTIPLLQGRGELLALKGRSAAEEIEKARKVLKKLGAKETEVLTAGADVLEEPTTVVRIAVGQA, from the coding sequence ATGACCGCGGTGGAACGCGCAGCGGCCGAGCAGGTGTTCGGTGAGCGCTTGGCGCTCGCTGAGCGCTACGTGGAACACCTGGCGACCACTGGCATTGAGAGGGGGCTTCTCGGACCCCGGGAGGTTCCTCGACTGTGGAGTCGGCACGTACTGAACTGCGCCGTCGTCACGGATCTCATTGATCGTGAGGCCACAGTGGCCGATGTCGGCAGTGGTGCCGGGCTTCCAGGGCTCACCTTTGCGATCGCTCGTCCGGACGTGGCGGTGACGTTGATTGAGCCCCTTGAGCGTCGGTGCATCTGGCTCAACGAAGTAATCGAGGATCTCGAGCTGACGAACGTACGCGTCCTGCGCGGGAGGTCCGAGCAGTTCTTTAATGAGGTCGATGTTGATGTTGTGACGGCCCGTGCGGTGTCTGCGCTGAACAAGCTCGCGAACCTGACGATCCCGTTATTGCAAGGCCGGGGAGAACTGTTGGCCCTTAAGGGACGCAGCGCAGCGGAAGAGATCGAGAAGGCCAGGAAGGTGCTCAAGAAACTGGGGGCGAAAGAGACGGAGGTCCTGACGGCTGGGGCTGATGTTCTCGAGGAACCGACCACGGTTGTGCGTATCGCAGTCGGGCAGGCGTGA
- the dnaA gene encoding chromosomal replication initiator protein DnaA has protein sequence MTTDADSNLTSQWREVVDLIKQNTEVTPRNRAFIELAKPQGLIGTTLLVAVPNDLTRDMLQTKLKDPLSVALRAVFQAEIGTAFSVDASMELQPEAPSEPAEAEDVDPLGPPETPEEAVVAEAPAISKAADQHEVLQSVARARQDKEHGPRNKPIPVPTPPSNSQEIGRLNPKYIFETFVIGASNRFAHAAAAAVAEGPAKAYNPLFIYGESGLGKTHLLHAIGHYARHLFNGIRVRYVNSEEFTNDFINSIRDDEGTSFKQTYRNVDILLIDDIQFLANKDATQEEFFHTFNALYNDNKQVVITSDLPPKQLAGFESRMRSRFEWGLITDIQPPELETRIAILRKKAEAEGLRAPDDVMEYIASKISTNIRELEGALIRVTAFASLNNQPVDMALAESVLKDLITDEDAQEITSQAIIAQTAEYFGLSIEELNSKSRTRTLVTARQIAMYLLRELTDLSLPKIGAELGGRDHTTVIHADRKIRDLMAERRSVFNQVTELTNRIKQQQRKG, from the coding sequence GTGACCACGGACGCAGACTCCAATCTCACTTCCCAGTGGCGCGAGGTGGTGGATCTCATCAAGCAAAACACCGAGGTCACCCCCAGGAATCGAGCCTTCATTGAGCTCGCCAAGCCCCAAGGCCTGATCGGAACCACTCTGCTGGTGGCCGTCCCCAATGACCTGACCCGGGACATGCTGCAGACCAAGCTGAAGGACCCTCTGAGCGTGGCCCTGCGCGCGGTGTTTCAAGCGGAGATCGGGACGGCGTTCAGCGTCGATGCCTCGATGGAGTTGCAGCCAGAGGCACCGAGTGAGCCCGCCGAAGCTGAGGACGTCGATCCGCTCGGTCCGCCGGAGACCCCGGAGGAGGCTGTGGTCGCCGAGGCCCCCGCAATCTCCAAAGCGGCCGATCAGCACGAGGTGCTGCAGAGCGTTGCCCGAGCCCGGCAGGATAAGGAGCATGGCCCCCGCAACAAGCCGATCCCTGTTCCGACGCCGCCGTCGAACTCACAGGAGATTGGCCGGCTCAACCCGAAGTACATCTTCGAAACGTTCGTGATTGGCGCCTCTAACCGGTTCGCGCATGCGGCGGCCGCCGCAGTGGCCGAGGGGCCAGCCAAGGCCTACAACCCGCTGTTCATCTATGGTGAGTCCGGCCTCGGCAAGACGCACCTGCTGCACGCCATTGGCCACTACGCTCGGCACCTGTTCAACGGCATCCGGGTGCGCTACGTCAACTCGGAAGAGTTCACGAACGACTTCATCAATTCCATTCGCGACGATGAAGGAACGAGCTTCAAGCAGACCTACCGCAACGTGGACATCCTGCTCATTGATGACATCCAGTTCCTGGCGAACAAGGACGCGACGCAGGAAGAGTTCTTCCATACCTTCAATGCGCTCTACAACGACAACAAGCAGGTCGTCATCACCTCCGACCTACCGCCCAAGCAATTGGCCGGGTTCGAAAGCCGGATGCGTTCGCGCTTTGAGTGGGGCTTGATCACGGACATTCAGCCGCCTGAGCTGGAAACGCGCATCGCCATTCTGCGGAAGAAGGCGGAGGCCGAGGGTCTGCGCGCGCCCGATGACGTGATGGAGTACATCGCCTCGAAGATCTCCACCAACATCCGCGAGCTCGAGGGCGCCCTCATTCGCGTCACCGCTTTCGCCTCACTCAACAATCAGCCGGTGGATATGGCGTTGGCCGAATCCGTCCTGAAGGATCTCATCACCGACGAGGACGCCCAGGAGATCACCTCGCAGGCGATCATCGCCCAGACGGCGGAGTACTTCGGCCTCTCCATCGAAGAGCTCAACAGCAAGTCCAGGACGCGCACCCTGGTCACGGCACGGCAGATTGCCATGTACCTCCTGCGCGAGCTGACGGACCTGTCCTTGCCCAAGATCGGCGCGGAACTCGGCGGACGTGACCACACCACGGTCATCCATGCTGATCGGAAGATTCGCGATCTCATGGCCGAGCGCCGTTCGGTGTTCAACCAGGTCACCGAGCTGACCAATCGCATCAAACAACAGCAACGCAAGGGCTGA